The following coding sequences are from one Eucalyptus grandis isolate ANBG69807.140 chromosome 11, ASM1654582v1, whole genome shotgun sequence window:
- the LOC104425866 gene encoding sucrose synthase 7 isoform X1, giving the protein MASGSGIKRADSVADNMPDAMKPSRYHMKRCFTRFVAGGKRLMKRQQIMGEVEQSIEDMTERAQVLEGQLGFILSSTQEAAVVPPYVGLAVRLNPGIWEYVKVNASDLEVEGITAKEYLRFKETVFDENWANDDNALEIDFEAIDFTTPRMALPSSIGNGMNFVTKLMTSKLSKDSQSAKSFLEFLLALNHHGENLIINQNLNTVPKLQAALIAAEAFVSAFPKDEPVQKFEQRIKELGFEKGWGDTAERVKETMHTLSELLQALDSEKMDLFISRLPMIFNVVIFSPHGYFGQADVLGLPDTGGQVVYILDQVRALEEEMLLRIKQQGLAVKPNILVVTRLIPDAKNTKCDQELEPIVDTKHSYILRVPFKTSKGDVLRQWVSRFDIYPYLERFAQDAAAKIMDHMDCKPDLIIGNYSDGNLVASLMASKLGITQGTIAHALEKTKYEDSDVKWKELDPKYHFSCQFTADLIAMNQTDFVITSTYQEIAGSKTRPGQYESHTVFTMPGLCRVVSGINVFEPKFNIAAPGADQTVYFPYTQKQKRLTYFHPAIEELLYKEEDNNERLGFLADRKKPIIFSMARLDTVKNISGLTEWYGKNKRLRNLVNLVVVAGFFDPAKSKDREEIAEIKKMHALIEKYQLKGQFRWIAAQTDRYRNGELYRCIADTKGAFVQPALYEAFGLTVIEAMNCGLPTFATNQGGPAEIIVDGVSGFHIDPNNGDESSNKIADFFEKCKKGPEYWNTISTGGLQRIYECYTWKIYAKKLLNMGSMYGVWRHMNKQQKLAKTRYIQMMYNLHFRKLAKNVPIPTEEPQEQGAKVGSKPQKPTPEPGTVPSKGTPEPSELRRSYSGQMIPKPELPREEDIQEKPLASRIGNEITCPWNWWCLTMTFILISYYALSRLYFSESD; this is encoded by the exons ATGGCCTCAGGTTCGGGGATTAAGAGGGCGGATTCGGTGGCCGACAACATGCCAGATGCGATGAAGCCCAGTAGGTACCACATGAAGAGATGCTTTACCAG GTTTGTGGCGGGTGGGAAGAGGTTGATGAAACGCCAGCAGATCATGGGGGAGGTGGAGCAGTCAATTGAAGACATGACCGAAAGGGCTCAGGTTCTTGAAGGCCAGCTCGGGTTTATTCTTAGCTCCactcag GAGGCTGCGGTGGTCCCCCCATATGTTGGGTTGGCGGTTAGACTGAATCCTGGCATTTGGGAATATGTGAAGGTGAATGCCAGTGATCTTGAGGTAGAAGGTATCACTGCTAAAGAGTACTTGAGGTTCAAGGAGACGGTTTTCGATGAGAACTG GGCAAACGACGACAATGCACTGGAAATAGATTTTGAAGCCATCGACTTCACCACTCCTCGCATGGCACTTCCTTCTTCCATTGGGAATGGAATGAACTTTGTCACAAAGTTAATGACCTCTAAATTGAGCAAGGACAGTCAGAGTGCCAAGTCTTTTCTTGAGTTCTTGCTTGCCCTCAACCATCACGGAGAG AATCTAATCATTAACCAGAACTTGAACACGGTCCCAAAACTTCAAGCAGCATTGATAGCAGCCGAAGCATTCGTCTCCGCATTTCCCAAAGATGAACCTGTACAGAAGTTTGAGCAGAG GATCAAGGAACTAGGATTCGAAAAAGGTTGGGGCGATACTGCAGAGCGAGTGAAAGAGACGATGCATACTCTGTCCGAGTTGCTTCAAGCTCTGGACTCGGAGAAAATGGACTTGTTCATTAGCAGGCTTCCTATGATTTTCAACGTCGTCATATTCTCTCCTCATGGCTACTTTGGCCAGGCAGACGTCCTTGGGTTGCCAGATACAGGTGGCCAG GTGGTTTACATCCTAGATCAAGTGAGGGCTTTAGAGGAAGAAATGCTCCTCAGAATTAAACAGCAGGGCCTTGCAGTGAAGCCAAACATTCTTGTG GTCACGCGACTCATACCAGACGCAAAAAACACCAAGTGTGACCAGGAGTTGGAGCCCATCGTTGACACAAAGCACTCCTACATTCTTCGGGTCCCTTTTAAGACGTCAAAAGGAGACGTTCTCCGCCAATGGGTGTCCCGTTTTGACATCTATCCTTACTTAGAAAGATTTGCTCAG GATGCGGCTGCGAAGATCATGGATCACATGGATTGTAAACCGGATCTCATAATCGGAAACTACTCAGATGGGAACCTGGTGGCTTCTCTCATGGCTAGCAAACTGGGAATAACACAG GGTACCATAGCTCATGCTCTAGAGAAAACCAAGTATGAGGACTCAGATGTCAAGTGGAAGGAGCTTGATCCAAAATACCACTTTTCATGTCAATTTACCGCGGACTTGATTGCAATGAACCAGACTGATTTTGTCATTACCAGCACATACCAAGAAATTGCTGGAAG CAAAACTAGGCCCGGACAGTATGAAAGTCACACAGTGTTTACTATGCCGGGGCTTTGTCGGGTGGTCTCTGGCATCAATGTTTTCGAACCGAAATTCAATATTGCTGCCCCAGGTGCCGATCAAACTGTGTACTTTCCCTATACACAGAAACAAAAGAGGTTGACTTATTTTCATCCTGCCATCGAGGAACTACTATACAAGGAGGAGGACAACAACGAGCGTTT GGGTTTTCTTGCTGATCGGAAGAAACCAATCATTTTTTCGATGGCAAGGCTCGATACCGTAAAAAATATCAGTGGACTAACTGAGTGGTATGGGAAGAACAAAAGGCTTAGAAATTTGGTGAATCTTGTTGTTGTAGCAGGATTCTTTGACCCAGCGAAATCAAAAGATAGGGAAGaaattgcagaaattaaaaagatgcaCGCCTTGATAGAGAAATACCAACTCAAGGGTCAGTTCAGATGGATTGCGGCTCAAACTGACAGATATCGAAATGGAGAACTATACCGCTGTATTGCAGATACCAAAGGAGCTTTTGTGCAGCCCGCTCTGTATGAAGCTTTTGGTCTCACTGTCATTGAAGCAATGAACTGTGGATTGCCCACATTCGCCACTAATCAAGGTGGTCCTGCAGAGATTATTGTTGATGGTGTTTCAGGGTTTCACATTGATCCCAACAATGGTGACGAGTCAAGCAACAAGATTGCCGATTTCTTCGAGAAATGCAAAAAAGGTCCTGAATATTGGAATACGATCTCAACAGGCGGCCTTCAGCGTATATATGAGTG CTATACGTGGAAAATCTACGCAAAGAAGCTCTTGAACATGGGGTCCATGTATGGGGTTTGGAGGCATATGAACAAGCAACAGAAACTTGCTAAGACAAGATACATTCAGATGATGTACAATCTCCATTTCAGGAAGTTG GCGAAGAACGTTCCAATCCCGACTGAAGAACCCCAAGAACAAGGGGCGAAGGTGGGGAGCAAGCCCCAAAAACCAACTCCAGAGCCAGGGACTGTACCTTCAAAAGGGACACCAGAACCCAG TGAACTAAGGAGATCTTATAGTGGGCAAATGATCCCGAAACCGGAGCTGCCAAG GGAGGAAGATATCCAAGAAAAGCCGCTCGCCTCGAGGATAGGGAACGAAATAACTTGCCCCTGGAACTGGTGGTGCCTCACGATGACATTCATCTTGATCTCATACTACGCCCTGTCGAGGCTTTATTTCTCAGAATCAGATTGA
- the LOC104425866 gene encoding sucrose synthase 6 isoform X2: MASGSGIKRADSVADNMPDAMKPSRYHMKRCFTRFVAGGKRLMKRQQIMGEVEQSIEDMTERAQVLEGQLGFILSSTQEAAVVPPYVGLAVRLNPGIWEYVKVNASDLEVEGITAKEYLRFKETVFDENWANDDNALEIDFEAIDFTTPRMALPSSIGNGMNFVTKLMTSKLSKDSQSAKSFLEFLLALNHHGENLIINQNLNTVPKLQAALIAAEAFVSAFPKDEPVQKFEQRIKELGFEKGWGDTAERVKETMHTLSELLQALDSEKMDLFISRLPMIFNVVIFSPHGYFGQADVLGLPDTGGQVVYILDQVRALEEEMLLRIKQQGLAVKPNILVVTRLIPDAKNTKCDQELEPIVDTKHSYILRVPFKTSKGDVLRQWVSRFDIYPYLERFAQDAAAKIMDHMDCKPDLIIGNYSDGNLVASLMASKLGITQGTIAHALEKTKYEDSDVKWKELDPKYHFSCQFTADLIAMNQTDFVITSTYQEIAGSKTRPGQYESHTVFTMPGLCRVVSGINVFEPKFNIAAPGADQTVYFPYTQKQKRLTYFHPAIEELLYKEEDNNERLGFLADRKKPIIFSMARLDTVKNISGLTEWYGKNKRLRNLVNLVVVAGFFDPAKSKDREEIAEIKKMHALIEKYQLKGQFRWIAAQTDRYRNGELYRCIADTKGAFVQPALYEAFGLTVIEAMNCGLPTFATNQGGPAEIIVDGVSGFHIDPNNGDESSNKIADFFEKCKKGPEYWNTISTGGLQRIYECYTWKIYAKKLLNMGSMYGVWRHMNKQQKLAKTRYIQMMYNLHFRKLAKNVPIPTEEPQEQGAKVGSKPQKPTPEPGTVPSKGTPEPREEDIQEKPLASRIGNEITCPWNWWCLTMTFILISYYALSRLYFSESD, translated from the exons ATGGCCTCAGGTTCGGGGATTAAGAGGGCGGATTCGGTGGCCGACAACATGCCAGATGCGATGAAGCCCAGTAGGTACCACATGAAGAGATGCTTTACCAG GTTTGTGGCGGGTGGGAAGAGGTTGATGAAACGCCAGCAGATCATGGGGGAGGTGGAGCAGTCAATTGAAGACATGACCGAAAGGGCTCAGGTTCTTGAAGGCCAGCTCGGGTTTATTCTTAGCTCCactcag GAGGCTGCGGTGGTCCCCCCATATGTTGGGTTGGCGGTTAGACTGAATCCTGGCATTTGGGAATATGTGAAGGTGAATGCCAGTGATCTTGAGGTAGAAGGTATCACTGCTAAAGAGTACTTGAGGTTCAAGGAGACGGTTTTCGATGAGAACTG GGCAAACGACGACAATGCACTGGAAATAGATTTTGAAGCCATCGACTTCACCACTCCTCGCATGGCACTTCCTTCTTCCATTGGGAATGGAATGAACTTTGTCACAAAGTTAATGACCTCTAAATTGAGCAAGGACAGTCAGAGTGCCAAGTCTTTTCTTGAGTTCTTGCTTGCCCTCAACCATCACGGAGAG AATCTAATCATTAACCAGAACTTGAACACGGTCCCAAAACTTCAAGCAGCATTGATAGCAGCCGAAGCATTCGTCTCCGCATTTCCCAAAGATGAACCTGTACAGAAGTTTGAGCAGAG GATCAAGGAACTAGGATTCGAAAAAGGTTGGGGCGATACTGCAGAGCGAGTGAAAGAGACGATGCATACTCTGTCCGAGTTGCTTCAAGCTCTGGACTCGGAGAAAATGGACTTGTTCATTAGCAGGCTTCCTATGATTTTCAACGTCGTCATATTCTCTCCTCATGGCTACTTTGGCCAGGCAGACGTCCTTGGGTTGCCAGATACAGGTGGCCAG GTGGTTTACATCCTAGATCAAGTGAGGGCTTTAGAGGAAGAAATGCTCCTCAGAATTAAACAGCAGGGCCTTGCAGTGAAGCCAAACATTCTTGTG GTCACGCGACTCATACCAGACGCAAAAAACACCAAGTGTGACCAGGAGTTGGAGCCCATCGTTGACACAAAGCACTCCTACATTCTTCGGGTCCCTTTTAAGACGTCAAAAGGAGACGTTCTCCGCCAATGGGTGTCCCGTTTTGACATCTATCCTTACTTAGAAAGATTTGCTCAG GATGCGGCTGCGAAGATCATGGATCACATGGATTGTAAACCGGATCTCATAATCGGAAACTACTCAGATGGGAACCTGGTGGCTTCTCTCATGGCTAGCAAACTGGGAATAACACAG GGTACCATAGCTCATGCTCTAGAGAAAACCAAGTATGAGGACTCAGATGTCAAGTGGAAGGAGCTTGATCCAAAATACCACTTTTCATGTCAATTTACCGCGGACTTGATTGCAATGAACCAGACTGATTTTGTCATTACCAGCACATACCAAGAAATTGCTGGAAG CAAAACTAGGCCCGGACAGTATGAAAGTCACACAGTGTTTACTATGCCGGGGCTTTGTCGGGTGGTCTCTGGCATCAATGTTTTCGAACCGAAATTCAATATTGCTGCCCCAGGTGCCGATCAAACTGTGTACTTTCCCTATACACAGAAACAAAAGAGGTTGACTTATTTTCATCCTGCCATCGAGGAACTACTATACAAGGAGGAGGACAACAACGAGCGTTT GGGTTTTCTTGCTGATCGGAAGAAACCAATCATTTTTTCGATGGCAAGGCTCGATACCGTAAAAAATATCAGTGGACTAACTGAGTGGTATGGGAAGAACAAAAGGCTTAGAAATTTGGTGAATCTTGTTGTTGTAGCAGGATTCTTTGACCCAGCGAAATCAAAAGATAGGGAAGaaattgcagaaattaaaaagatgcaCGCCTTGATAGAGAAATACCAACTCAAGGGTCAGTTCAGATGGATTGCGGCTCAAACTGACAGATATCGAAATGGAGAACTATACCGCTGTATTGCAGATACCAAAGGAGCTTTTGTGCAGCCCGCTCTGTATGAAGCTTTTGGTCTCACTGTCATTGAAGCAATGAACTGTGGATTGCCCACATTCGCCACTAATCAAGGTGGTCCTGCAGAGATTATTGTTGATGGTGTTTCAGGGTTTCACATTGATCCCAACAATGGTGACGAGTCAAGCAACAAGATTGCCGATTTCTTCGAGAAATGCAAAAAAGGTCCTGAATATTGGAATACGATCTCAACAGGCGGCCTTCAGCGTATATATGAGTG CTATACGTGGAAAATCTACGCAAAGAAGCTCTTGAACATGGGGTCCATGTATGGGGTTTGGAGGCATATGAACAAGCAACAGAAACTTGCTAAGACAAGATACATTCAGATGATGTACAATCTCCATTTCAGGAAGTTG GCGAAGAACGTTCCAATCCCGACTGAAGAACCCCAAGAACAAGGGGCGAAGGTGGGGAGCAAGCCCCAAAAACCAACTCCAGAGCCAGGGACTGTACCTTCAAAAGGGACACCAGAACCCAG GGAGGAAGATATCCAAGAAAAGCCGCTCGCCTCGAGGATAGGGAACGAAATAACTTGCCCCTGGAACTGGTGGTGCCTCACGATGACATTCATCTTGATCTCATACTACGCCCTGTCGAGGCTTTATTTCTCAGAATCAGATTGA